In Pedobacter heparinus DSM 2366, the following are encoded in one genomic region:
- a CDS encoding YncE family protein: MKNIQLIMCLCSLVFVACRKDLQPSKEETQMLTPDPGSVMKGFYVVNEGNMNMNKASLDYLNLREGIYRKNIYGTANPEVIKGLGDVANDIGVYGSKLYVVVNVSNKVEVLDVKTGKKISQINMINCRYITFHNGKAYVSAYLGRVGDPSAPRGIVARIDTLSLQEEKRVEVGRQPEEMAIVGEKLYVANSGGYSPPNYERTVSVLDLNTFQVLKNIDVAINLHRIKADQYGDLYVTSRGDYYDIPSKLFVIDTQTDAIKKSFDIGISNLAIDGDLAYFYGTVFSYLTGNNTITYGVLNVKDEVLTDKKFITDGTDKKIIIPYGIAVNPFTKDVYVTDAKDYVSPGMLYGFNAAGKMKWSVKTGDIPAHFAFIY, translated from the coding sequence ATGAAAAATATACAGCTAATTATGTGCCTGTGCAGCCTGGTGTTTGTGGCCTGCAGAAAGGACCTGCAGCCCTCTAAAGAAGAGACACAAATGCTGACACCCGATCCGGGCAGTGTAATGAAAGGGTTTTATGTGGTGAACGAGGGGAACATGAACATGAACAAGGCATCCCTCGATTATCTTAACCTGAGAGAAGGGATTTACCGCAAAAATATCTATGGTACGGCCAATCCTGAGGTGATTAAGGGGCTTGGTGATGTGGCCAATGATATCGGGGTATATGGGTCGAAGTTATACGTAGTGGTCAATGTTTCCAATAAAGTAGAAGTACTGGATGTGAAAACAGGTAAAAAGATCAGTCAGATCAATATGATCAATTGCCGTTACATCACTTTTCATAATGGTAAAGCTTATGTGAGCGCCTATTTGGGAAGGGTTGGTGACCCAAGTGCACCCAGGGGTATTGTTGCCAGGATAGACACACTGAGTTTGCAGGAAGAGAAAAGGGTGGAAGTGGGCCGGCAACCGGAAGAAATGGCCATTGTTGGAGAAAAATTGTATGTGGCCAATTCTGGGGGGTATAGTCCGCCCAACTATGAACGCACAGTGTCTGTATTGGACCTGAATACTTTTCAGGTGCTAAAAAATATAGATGTGGCGATCAATCTGCACCGTATTAAAGCTGATCAGTACGGCGACCTCTATGTGACCTCGAGGGGGGATTATTACGACATCCCCTCTAAGCTTTTTGTGATAGATACGCAGACAGATGCCATAAAAAAATCGTTTGACATTGGCATCAGCAACCTGGCGATTGATGGCGACCTGGCTTATTTTTATGGTACTGTATTCAGTTACCTGACTGGCAATAACACCATTACCTACGGAGTACTGAATGTAAAGGATGAGGTGCTGACGGATAAAAAATTTATTACAGACGGCACGGATAAAAAGATCATCATCCCTTATGGGATTGCAGTGAACCCTTTTACAAAAGATGTATATGTTACCGACGCCAAAGATTATGTTTCGCCGGGTATGCTGTATGGTTTCAATGCGGCCGGGAAAATGAAATGGTCTGTTAAAACAGGGGATATCCCCGCACACTTTGCATTTATTTATTAA
- a CDS encoding polyphosphate kinase 2 family protein, whose product MKKELEQFLARPGKKVSLAHFPTSYGGEKDKEEGVKELEEIKTALSSFQETLYAADSRSVLILFQAMDAAGKDSAIQHVMSGLNPQGCQVYSFKTPTSEEYDHDFLWRHYKALPERGRIGIHNRSHYENVLVCKVHPEYILNEKIPGYTQVKKIDKDFWQRRYESIRNFEKHLTDNGTVIVKIFLHVSKEEQKQRFLDRINDPAKNWKFSSGDIKERALWKDYMKAYEEAIEATSTDAAPWYILPADKKWYSRLAISHILAETFKKMDLKFPVLAKAEADQLDLIKQQLLEQK is encoded by the coding sequence ATGAAAAAAGAATTAGAACAGTTTTTGGCCAGGCCAGGCAAGAAAGTTTCACTCGCTCATTTTCCAACTTCCTATGGAGGCGAAAAAGATAAAGAAGAGGGAGTAAAAGAACTGGAAGAGATCAAAACTGCTTTAAGCAGTTTTCAGGAAACCCTTTACGCAGCAGATTCACGGTCTGTACTTATTCTGTTCCAGGCTATGGATGCCGCCGGAAAAGACAGTGCTATACAGCATGTTATGTCGGGTTTAAACCCACAGGGCTGCCAGGTATACAGTTTTAAGACCCCTACATCGGAAGAATACGACCACGACTTTTTATGGAGGCATTATAAAGCATTGCCGGAACGGGGCCGGATAGGGATCCATAACCGTTCACATTATGAAAATGTACTGGTTTGTAAAGTGCATCCGGAATACATACTCAATGAAAAAATACCGGGTTATACTCAGGTTAAGAAGATTGATAAGGATTTTTGGCAGCGGCGGTATGAGAGTATACGGAACTTTGAAAAACACCTGACGGACAACGGGACGGTTATCGTAAAAATATTTCTGCATGTTTCTAAGGAAGAGCAGAAACAGCGTTTTCTGGACAGGATCAACGATCCTGCAAAAAACTGGAAGTTTTCTTCAGGTGACATTAAAGAACGGGCTTTATGGAAGGATTACATGAAAGCCTATGAAGAAGCCATTGAGGCCACTTCTACGGACGCCGCGCCCTGGTACATTCTTCCGGCAGATAAGAAATGGTATAGCAGGCTGGCCATCAGCCATATCCTGGCCGAAACCTTTAAAAAGATGGACCTTAAATTTCCGGTACTGGCCAAAGCAGAAGCCGATCAGCTGGACCTGATCAAACAGCAGCTGCTTGAGCAAAAGTAG
- a CDS encoding TonB-dependent receptor, which produces MIRKSSAIRGMNCRFSVFFKAILWLGIFMPLTLFAQEDVVKAKKADSIDKVNQLKEVQIRTIKIGRRQTSSTPLQILSGEELQRLNSLSVADAVRYFSGVQLKDYGGIGGLKTINVRSMGTNHTAVFYDGVQLGNAQNGQVDLGKFSLDNIAEIELYNGQKSTIFQSAKGFAAGSSLYINSTQPDFEDGRSDKWKATLKGGSFGLIDPSVLWQHKISESIYSSLSAEWKKASGRYKFRVRNYGYDTTAVREDGGIETMRLELGLNGVLPDSSLWTVKLYGYNDKQGLPGAIVNNVWRFPQRMWNRNFFAQSTFKKDLHKYHLLAAVKYANDYTKYLDPNYVKDTGFLTNIYKQQELYFSLANRYQLSSFWDIVLSGDYQWNTLDANMDRFPYPTRYTGLLALATEIHLDRLNIQANLLGTLVNDEVERYFSAGNKRELKPSVMVSWQPFSLKEFRLRGFYKDIFRMPTFNDLYYTLLGNTFLKPEYAKQYDLGFTYIRLIDNHLLNQISIQSDVYYNKIRNKIVAVPGANLFTWSMQNLGLVEIRGLDVNIQTGWRIADQLMVNTGITYTYQKALNMTDVNLNYKNQIPYIPVHSGSFTAGADWRNLGLNYSYIYTGERYDQSANIIENYVQPWYTHDIAFHYHKDLKHARVKVSVEVNNLLNQDYEVVTNFPMPGRSYRFTLSYAY; this is translated from the coding sequence ATGATAAGAAAATCAAGTGCCATACGTGGCATGAATTGTCGTTTCTCTGTTTTTTTTAAAGCTATACTTTGGCTGGGGATTTTTATGCCCCTTACTTTGTTTGCCCAGGAGGATGTGGTTAAGGCTAAAAAAGCCGATTCTATTGATAAGGTAAACCAACTTAAAGAAGTACAGATCAGAACCATAAAGATTGGCAGGAGGCAAACTTCATCTACACCTTTACAAATCCTTTCGGGCGAAGAGTTGCAACGCCTGAACAGTTTATCGGTAGCCGATGCCGTCAGGTATTTTTCGGGGGTACAGTTAAAAGATTATGGTGGCATTGGTGGCTTAAAAACCATCAATGTGCGCAGCATGGGTACCAACCATACTGCTGTTTTTTACGATGGGGTACAATTGGGCAATGCACAGAACGGGCAGGTCGACCTGGGAAAATTTTCATTAGACAACATAGCCGAAATTGAGCTGTATAACGGGCAAAAGAGTACCATATTTCAATCGGCAAAAGGCTTTGCTGCCGGAAGTTCATTGTATATAAACTCAACGCAGCCTGATTTTGAAGATGGGCGCAGTGATAAATGGAAAGCCACATTAAAAGGTGGTTCATTTGGCCTGATAGATCCTTCTGTGCTTTGGCAGCATAAAATCAGCGAAAGCATATACAGTTCCTTAAGTGCCGAATGGAAAAAAGCAAGTGGCCGTTACAAGTTCAGGGTAAGGAATTACGGTTATGATACCACAGCAGTAAGGGAAGATGGTGGGATTGAGACCATGCGGCTTGAGCTTGGACTGAACGGGGTATTGCCGGATAGCAGTCTGTGGACGGTTAAGTTGTATGGATACAATGACAAACAGGGCTTGCCAGGGGCCATAGTAAATAATGTATGGCGTTTTCCGCAGAGAATGTGGAACAGAAACTTTTTTGCGCAGTCGACCTTCAAAAAAGACCTGCACAAATATCATCTTTTGGCTGCTGTTAAATATGCTAACGATTATACCAAATATCTTGATCCGAACTATGTAAAAGATACTGGCTTTCTGACAAATATCTATAAACAGCAGGAGCTGTATTTTTCGCTGGCCAACCGTTACCAGCTCAGTTCATTCTGGGATATCGTTTTGTCGGGCGATTACCAATGGAACACTTTGGACGCCAATATGGATCGTTTTCCATATCCTACCAGGTATACGGGCCTGCTGGCCCTGGCTACCGAAATTCATTTGGACAGGTTAAATATTCAGGCCAATTTGCTGGGCACACTGGTTAATGATGAGGTAGAACGCTATTTTTCTGCGGGTAATAAAAGGGAACTTAAGCCCTCTGTAATGGTTTCCTGGCAGCCTTTCAGCTTAAAGGAATTTCGTTTACGCGGATTTTATAAGGATATATTCAGGATGCCTACTTTTAATGACCTGTATTATACCCTATTGGGGAACACTTTCCTGAAACCGGAATATGCAAAACAATACGATCTTGGATTTACCTATATCAGGTTGATTGACAATCATTTGCTGAACCAGATCAGTATACAGTCGGATGTATATTACAACAAGATCAGAAATAAGATTGTTGCAGTTCCAGGGGCCAATTTGTTTACCTGGAGCATGCAGAACCTGGGGTTGGTAGAGATCAGGGGCCTGGATGTGAATATACAGACCGGCTGGCGTATTGCCGATCAGCTGATGGTCAACACCGGTATTACCTATACCTATCAGAAGGCTTTGAACATGACAGATGTGAACCTGAACTATAAGAACCAGATCCCATATATTCCTGTACATAGTGGTTCCTTTACTGCTGGTGCCGACTGGAGAAACCTGGGTCTGAACTACAGTTATATCTATACGGGCGAGCGTTATGATCAAAGTGCCAATATTATTGAAAATTATGTTCAGCCCTGGTACACCCATGATATTGCCTTTCATTACCATAAAGATCTAAAACATGCCCGTGTTAAAGTATCGGTCGAGGTAAACAACCTTTTGAATCAAGATTATGAAGTGGTTACCAATTTTCCAATGCCGGGCCGGTCGTATCGTTTCACCTTATCTTATGCTTACTGA
- a CDS encoding serine hydrolase yields the protein MNRIILPLLLLISFHTMAQKTDTLLIEKLMRQNPERFSGVLNHPQKNQVQVLYTQVNHNAANKISFKSFSYNLNDHRYFYPASTVKLAAVIFALEKINELKIKGLTAQSSMITDSAWAGQTKVTTDKTAKNGLPSVEHYIKKILLTSDNDAFNRLFEFIGRAEINSKLQKYGYQTSRILNRLAIGDAGESAKHTNPIKFYNGKELVYTQSAQYDPKEYPLTLTHTVMGIGYIDSAEKLVNKPFNLANKNAFSISDQQALMKKLIHPEAFPASKRFNLRPADYQLIYTYMSKLPTESDYPAYDPTEFWPTYAKMLYYGREKNAVINPDLKIFNKYGDSYGFIIDNAYFKDDKNNIEFFLTAVVQSNEDGIYNDGKYEYDTVCFPFMKALGQTIYSYELERKNKK from the coding sequence ATGAACAGGATCATTCTCCCCTTATTGCTGCTCATCAGCTTCCATACCATGGCCCAAAAAACCGACACCTTACTTATTGAAAAACTGATGCGACAAAACCCTGAACGCTTTTCAGGTGTTTTAAACCATCCTCAAAAAAATCAGGTACAGGTATTGTATACCCAGGTAAACCACAATGCGGCAAACAAGATCAGCTTCAAATCCTTTAGTTACAATTTAAACGACCACCGCTACTTCTACCCTGCCAGCACCGTAAAGCTGGCCGCTGTTATTTTTGCACTTGAAAAAATAAATGAACTTAAAATAAAAGGCCTTACTGCGCAAAGCAGCATGATTACGGATAGTGCCTGGGCCGGCCAAACCAAAGTAACGACCGATAAAACCGCTAAAAACGGATTGCCCTCTGTTGAGCACTACATCAAAAAAATATTGCTGACCAGCGACAACGATGCTTTTAACCGCCTGTTTGAGTTTATTGGACGTGCCGAAATCAACAGCAAACTACAGAAATATGGTTATCAGACCAGCCGTATCCTGAACCGACTGGCCATAGGCGATGCCGGCGAGTCGGCCAAACATACCAACCCGATAAAATTTTATAACGGCAAGGAACTGGTATACACCCAGTCTGCACAATACGACCCGAAAGAATACCCCCTTACTTTAACCCATACGGTAATGGGTATCGGTTATATCGACAGCGCAGAGAAACTGGTAAACAAACCCTTTAACCTGGCCAACAAAAATGCATTTAGCATCTCCGATCAGCAGGCACTGATGAAAAAGCTCATCCATCCCGAAGCATTTCCAGCCTCAAAAAGGTTTAACCTTCGCCCTGCAGATTATCAGCTGATCTATACTTATATGAGCAAGCTCCCTACAGAAAGCGATTATCCTGCTTATGACCCAACAGAATTCTGGCCAACTTATGCCAAAATGCTGTATTACGGGCGCGAAAAGAATGCCGTCATTAACCCCGACCTGAAAATATTTAACAAGTACGGCGATTCTTATGGCTTTATCATCGACAATGCTTATTTTAAAGACGATAAAAACAACATCGAATTCTTTTTAACGGCAGTGGTCCAATCCAACGAAGATGGCATCTATAATGATGGAAAATACGAATACGACACCGTATGCTTTCCTTTTATGAAAGCGCTGGGCCAAACCATTTACAGCTACGAATTGGAAAGGAAAAACAAAAAATAA
- a CDS encoding transglycosylase domain-containing protein: MFKEIRNKYIRYSSIFLFCIITFFCALQLNFLWLFGYSPSYEDIKTPTLRVGSELYTSDGKLIGRYYKENRTPVSFNEISPSVINALVATEDVRFYKHMGIDFRSLLSSGISTATGDKRGASTITQQLAKNLYRTRYNKSQGLLSHVPLLRTLVAKLKEWLTAVKLESNYSKNDIITMYLNTVSFGNNAYGIKTASRIYFDKEASALEVPESALLVGMLKGTTTYNPIRNPQKALERRNVALAQMNKYNYISAADLATYKNTPIKLKEGRIDEGSDGDSYLRAAVDKYLEKWCKDNGYDLYEDGLKIYTTIDSKLQKYAEEAVADQMKIIQRRFYSVWGNQDPWEDSEGKKVDYPDRAMRNLHIFKLLEKKYPNSPDSITAYFNRKKKMKIFTWKGDRDTLFSTMDSIRYYGKIMNTGMMTLDPFNGKIRVWVGGLDHKYFKYDHVNQAKRQAGSTFKPFAYLAALESGMSPCDKFTDKPVRIAYQENGKTEYWEPKNADWSNSYREMSLRWAMAKSVNTITAQVTEKVGWDNVVKWAHECGIDSHLESVPSVSLGPNDVSVFEMVKAYGTFLNGGLKTDPILVEKITDLDDNLIEEFKAKTKRVLTEEISWLMLYMFRGGMDEPGGTSQALWEWDLWKKNNQIGGKTGTSSDYVDAWYMGITKDLVTGVWVGCDERTAHFKNGETGEGSRTALPIFAKFMEKVYKDPSTGYTMGPFPKATVKITREINCPTPRYEVDTTSNDSLEVDSTNFEVPATEEPKPVQNEPVVQKTEEKKTPEPVKQPALEVPLTRKEERELRKKQRQEEREKKKNGNQ, from the coding sequence ATGTTTAAAGAAATTCGCAATAAGTACATTCGTTATTCAAGCATATTCCTTTTTTGTATCATCACCTTCTTTTGTGCCCTGCAGCTCAATTTCTTATGGTTATTCGGTTATTCCCCTTCTTATGAGGACATTAAGACCCCAACCCTCAGAGTGGGCTCAGAACTCTACACTTCCGATGGAAAATTGATTGGCCGTTATTATAAAGAAAACCGCACCCCGGTTAGCTTTAATGAAATATCGCCCAGCGTTATCAATGCATTGGTAGCCACCGAAGACGTCCGTTTCTATAAACACATGGGTATTGATTTCCGTTCTCTCCTTTCCAGCGGCATCTCTACCGCAACAGGCGATAAACGCGGGGCCAGCACCATTACCCAGCAGCTGGCAAAAAACCTCTACAGAACACGTTACAATAAGTCACAAGGCCTGTTAAGCCATGTTCCCCTGCTCCGCACGCTTGTGGCAAAACTCAAGGAATGGCTTACAGCCGTAAAACTGGAGTCCAACTACTCCAAAAACGACATCATTACCATGTACCTCAATACGGTATCTTTTGGAAATAATGCCTATGGCATTAAAACTGCATCCCGCATCTATTTTGATAAGGAGGCCAGTGCACTTGAAGTGCCGGAATCGGCCCTATTGGTGGGTATGCTCAAAGGAACAACCACCTATAACCCCATAAGAAACCCTCAAAAAGCACTGGAACGCCGCAACGTAGCACTGGCGCAGATGAACAAATACAACTATATTTCTGCTGCTGACCTGGCTACCTATAAAAATACCCCCATAAAACTCAAAGAAGGCCGGATTGATGAAGGAAGTGACGGCGACTCTTATTTAAGGGCGGCGGTAGACAAGTACCTGGAAAAATGGTGCAAGGACAATGGTTATGATCTGTATGAAGACGGATTGAAAATTTACACCACCATAGATTCAAAACTTCAGAAATATGCAGAAGAAGCTGTTGCCGATCAAATGAAAATCATACAACGCAGGTTTTACAGCGTCTGGGGAAATCAGGATCCATGGGAAGATTCTGAAGGGAAAAAAGTCGACTACCCGGATCGCGCCATGCGCAACCTCCATATCTTTAAATTACTGGAAAAAAAATATCCAAACAGCCCCGATTCCATAACAGCTTATTTCAACAGGAAGAAGAAGATGAAGATCTTTACCTGGAAAGGCGATCGCGACACCTTATTCTCTACCATGGATTCTATCCGTTATTATGGCAAAATCATGAATACCGGCATGATGACCCTGGATCCTTTTAATGGCAAGATCAGGGTATGGGTTGGTGGTCTCGACCACAAGTATTTTAAGTACGACCACGTTAACCAGGCCAAAAGGCAGGCAGGCTCTACCTTTAAACCTTTTGCCTATCTGGCTGCACTGGAAAGCGGGATGAGCCCCTGCGATAAGTTTACCGACAAACCGGTAAGGATTGCCTACCAGGAAAACGGAAAAACTGAATACTGGGAACCTAAAAATGCCGACTGGAGCAATAGCTACCGAGAAATGTCGCTCCGCTGGGCCATGGCCAAATCTGTCAATACCATCACCGCCCAGGTTACCGAAAAAGTGGGCTGGGACAATGTGGTCAAATGGGCACATGAATGCGGCATCGACAGTCACCTCGAATCTGTTCCTTCCGTAAGTCTGGGCCCCAACGACGTATCTGTTTTTGAAATGGTAAAAGCTTACGGTACTTTTTTAAACGGAGGACTAAAAACAGACCCGATCCTTGTGGAAAAGATAACCGACCTGGACGACAACCTGATAGAAGAGTTTAAAGCCAAAACAAAAAGGGTCCTTACCGAAGAAATATCCTGGCTCATGCTCTACATGTTCAGGGGTGGTATGGATGAGCCCGGTGGTACTTCGCAAGCCCTCTGGGAATGGGACCTTTGGAAGAAAAACAATCAGATAGGTGGCAAAACTGGTACATCAAGCGATTATGTGGACGCCTGGTACATGGGCATCACCAAAGATCTGGTAACCGGCGTTTGGGTAGGTTGCGATGAACGTACCGCACACTTTAAAAACGGCGAAACGGGTGAAGGCTCCAGAACTGCCCTTCCCATCTTTGCCAAATTTATGGAAAAGGTATATAAAGATCCAAGTACGGGCTATACCATGGGTCCTTTCCCTAAAGCTACTGTTAAAATTACCAGGGAAATCAATTGCCCTACGCCAAGATATGAGGTGGATACCACATCCAACGACAGTCTGGAGGTAGACTCGACCAATTTTGAAGTGCCCGCAACAGAAGAGCCGAAACCTGTTCAAAACGAGCCTGTAGTCCAAAAAACTGAAGAAAAGAAAACACCTGAGCCTGTTAAACAACCTGCCCTCGAAGTGCCGCTTACCAGGAAGGAAGAAAGGGAACTCAGAAAAAAAC